One genomic segment of Microbacterium sp. ProA8 includes these proteins:
- a CDS encoding LPXTG cell wall anchor domain-containing protein: MRTFYKRALWGTLLAGGITLLGATVANAAETNGDDGLLSGTQAIIDVNLPINISGTSLSVLGDSSSTGATTAAPAPAPAPAPAPVVATTSGSDGIGSGTQGLVSVNVPITVSGNAVSVVGDSSSTDAATTAPAPATAPAAAETSGEDGLLSGLQGIVSIAAPVTVSGNAISVVGDSTSEGATTAPAGAGGAAGAAAWTTGEDSILGGTQIVAPVTAPVTVSGNAISVIGDSASTDATTATAGTGTPSAGAIGTTDGEDSILGGTQVLAPITAPITAVGNAISVIGDSTSEDAATAPASSGGAAGSDAWTNGEDSILGGTQVLAPITAPITAVGNAISVIGDSESTDAATTAPATGNTGGATSGTTDGTDSILGGTQVLAPIAVPVTVVGNAISGIGDSTSTGAVAAPGTGTGGTTATTGGLGSILGGTQILAPIALPITIGGNAISVIGDSVTTGPVVPTDPTDPTDPTDPTDPTDPTDPTDPTDPTDPTDPTDPTDPTDPTDPTDPTNPANPGTGGTSGDGSATVTGASASAGAATQLATTGGAGAMPFLLLGLSLLAAGAIARVSRRRSA, from the coding sequence ATGCGTACTTTCTACAAGCGCGCCCTCTGGGGCACGCTCCTCGCCGGCGGCATCACGCTGCTCGGCGCGACGGTCGCCAACGCGGCCGAGACGAACGGTGACGACGGGCTGCTCTCGGGCACCCAGGCGATCATCGACGTCAACCTTCCGATCAACATCAGCGGCACCTCGCTTTCGGTACTGGGCGACTCGTCCAGCACCGGTGCCACCACGGCGGCACCCGCGCCCGCTCCGGCTCCGGCTCCGGCTCCGGTCGTGGCGACGACGAGCGGCTCCGACGGCATCGGCTCGGGCACGCAGGGCCTCGTGTCGGTGAACGTGCCGATCACGGTGTCGGGCAACGCGGTCTCGGTCGTCGGCGACAGTTCGTCGACGGATGCCGCGACCACCGCTCCCGCGCCGGCGACCGCGCCGGCGGCTGCCGAGACGTCGGGCGAGGACGGCCTGCTCTCGGGGCTCCAGGGGATCGTCTCGATCGCCGCTCCGGTGACCGTCTCGGGCAACGCGATCTCGGTCGTCGGCGACAGCACGAGCGAGGGCGCCACGACGGCTCCCGCCGGCGCGGGCGGCGCTGCCGGCGCCGCTGCCTGGACGACCGGCGAGGACTCGATCCTCGGGGGCACCCAGATCGTCGCACCCGTCACCGCCCCGGTCACCGTCAGCGGCAACGCGATCTCCGTCATCGGGGACAGCGCGTCGACCGATGCCACCACCGCCACCGCCGGCACGGGTACGCCGTCGGCCGGTGCGATCGGCACCACGGACGGCGAGGACTCGATCCTCGGCGGCACCCAGGTGCTCGCACCGATCACCGCCCCGATCACCGCGGTCGGCAACGCGATCTCGGTCATCGGCGACAGCACGAGCGAGGACGCCGCCACGGCGCCCGCAAGCTCGGGCGGAGCCGCCGGATCCGACGCCTGGACGAACGGCGAGGACTCGATCCTCGGCGGCACCCAGGTGCTCGCACCGATCACCGCGCCCATCACCGCGGTGGGCAACGCGATCTCCGTGATCGGCGACAGCGAGTCGACGGATGCCGCCACCACGGCACCCGCGACGGGAAACACCGGCGGTGCCACCAGCGGCACCACCGACGGCACGGACTCGATCCTCGGCGGCACCCAGGTGCTCGCACCGATCGCGGTTCCGGTCACGGTCGTCGGCAACGCCATCTCAGGGATCGGCGACAGCACCTCCACGGGCGCGGTCGCAGCTCCGGGCACCGGCACCGGCGGCACCACCGCCACCACCGGCGGCCTGGGCTCGATCCTCGGCGGCACGCAGATCCTGGCGCCGATCGCGCTTCCCATCACCATCGGCGGCAACGCCATCTCGGTGATCGGCGACAGCGTGACCACCGGCCCGGTCGTGCCGACCGATCCCACGGACCCGACCGATCCGACCGATCCCACGGACCCGACGGACCCGACCGATCCGACGGACCCGACCGATCCCACGGACCCGACCGATCCCACGGACCCGACCGATCCCACGGACCCGACCGACCCGACCGACCCGACGAACCCCGCCAACCCGGGGACCGGCGGGACGTCCGGTGACGGCTCGGCCACGGTCACGGGCGCGTCGGCCTCGGCCGGCGCGGCCACCCAGCTCGCCACGACAGGAGGAGCGGGCGCGATGCCGTTCCTGCTGCTCGGGCTCTCGCTGCTCGCAGCGGGCGCCATCGCGCGCGTGTCGCGGCGACGCTCGGCGTGA
- a CDS encoding GNAT family N-acetyltransferase gives MPVPEPYVLTPVGHDRLDDVLRLDVWAFPTERSVEALRELPSPLSWHRTYGVAHVDDDDMLAGFHGAYPLRAYPVPGAEVSCGWLTWVGVHPGHRRRGILRGMIEHHFADCLAHGEAISGLMAAETPIYGRFGYGMASTQLSLTIPRGAALRPVPGAAELEVALEEWDAEAHGDLVAAIHRDYARLPEGLGRPGWATRETAEQRAAREADPAALRGGKEALRLLLVRDDTDAVLAYATFRRTMSWVRAGSEGTVHVRDAVALTAAAAHRMWSVLLDLDLTTRVQVPHLPVDDPIVSLLVDVRGAAPDYQDNSWIRIVDLPAALAQRRYAGDVDVVLEVTDAMLPANAGRWRVRAEAWGHADVTRSDDEADLTLDIRELGAAHLGSITLSSLAQAGLIEVRSPQALRTASAAWSWPVAAGANWVF, from the coding sequence GTGCCCGTACCCGAGCCCTACGTCCTCACCCCCGTCGGCCATGACCGCCTCGACGACGTTCTCCGTCTGGACGTCTGGGCTTTCCCCACCGAGCGCTCGGTGGAGGCACTGCGCGAGCTGCCCAGCCCCCTCAGCTGGCACCGCACGTACGGCGTCGCGCATGTCGACGACGACGACATGCTCGCCGGGTTCCACGGCGCGTATCCGCTGCGCGCGTACCCGGTACCAGGGGCCGAGGTGTCGTGCGGCTGGCTGACGTGGGTGGGCGTGCACCCCGGCCACCGTCGCCGCGGCATCCTGCGCGGCATGATCGAGCACCACTTCGCCGACTGCCTCGCGCACGGCGAGGCGATCTCGGGCCTGATGGCGGCCGAGACGCCCATCTACGGCCGCTTCGGCTACGGCATGGCGTCGACGCAGCTGAGCCTGACGATCCCCCGCGGCGCCGCGCTTCGCCCGGTGCCCGGTGCGGCCGAGCTCGAGGTCGCCCTGGAGGAGTGGGATGCCGAGGCCCACGGCGACCTCGTCGCCGCGATCCATCGCGACTACGCGCGGCTCCCCGAAGGTCTGGGGCGCCCGGGCTGGGCGACCCGCGAGACCGCCGAGCAGCGCGCGGCGCGTGAGGCCGACCCCGCGGCGCTGCGCGGCGGCAAGGAGGCGCTGCGCCTGCTGCTGGTGCGCGACGACACCGACGCGGTGCTCGCGTACGCGACGTTCCGCCGCACCATGTCGTGGGTGCGCGCCGGCTCCGAGGGCACCGTGCACGTGCGGGACGCCGTCGCGCTGACGGCCGCAGCCGCGCACCGCATGTGGTCGGTGCTGCTCGATCTCGACCTGACCACCCGCGTCCAGGTCCCGCACCTGCCCGTGGACGACCCCATCGTGTCGCTCCTCGTCGACGTCCGGGGCGCCGCCCCGGATTATCAGGACAACTCATGGATCCGCATCGTCGACCTGCCCGCCGCGCTCGCGCAGCGCCGGTACGCCGGCGACGTCGACGTCGTGCTCGAGGTGACCGACGCGATGCTGCCCGCCAACGCCGGTCGCTGGCGCGTGCGCGCCGAGGCGTGGGGCCACGCCGATGTCACCCGCAGCGACGACGAAGCGGACCTCACCCTCGACATCCGCGAGCTCGGCGCGGCGCACCTCGGCTCGATCACGCTCAGCTCACTCGCTCAGGCGGGCCTCATCGAGGTGCGCTCGCCCCAGGCGCTGCGCACGGCCTCCGCCGCCTGGTCGTGGCCGGTCGCCGCCGGCGCGAACTGGGTCTTCTGA
- the rplI gene encoding 50S ribosomal protein L9, protein MAKLILTNEVAGLGSAGDVVEVKNGFARNYLIPQGFAVAWTRGGEKQVASIRAARESRAIHDHEEAVALKNALETNKVKLSVKAGAEGRLFGAVKTVDVANAVKAAGLGDLDKRKIHITSPIKSVGEHEATIRLRDDLTAVITLQVVAAK, encoded by the coding sequence ATGGCAAAGCTGATTCTCACGAATGAGGTCGCCGGGCTCGGAAGCGCCGGAGACGTTGTCGAGGTCAAGAACGGGTTCGCCCGCAACTACCTCATCCCCCAGGGCTTCGCTGTGGCCTGGACCCGCGGTGGCGAGAAGCAGGTGGCGTCGATCCGCGCCGCTCGCGAGTCCCGTGCGATCCACGACCACGAAGAGGCCGTGGCGCTCAAGAACGCCCTCGAGACCAACAAGGTCAAGCTGTCGGTCAAGGCCGGCGCCGAGGGTCGCCTGTTCGGCGCGGTCAAGACGGTCGACGTCGCGAACGCCGTGAAGGCCGCCGGCCTCGGCGACCTGGACAAGCGCAAGATCCACATCACCTCCCCGATCAAGTCGGTGGGCGAGCACGAGGCGACGATCCGCCTGCGTGACGACCTCACCGCCGTGATCACCCTGCAGGTGGTCGCCGCCAAGTAA
- the rpsR gene encoding 30S ribosomal protein S18 yields MAGKATGDRRKPRKGAKNAAPAKAIRVGLIDYKDVATLRKFISERGKIRARRITGVSVQEQRLIAKAIKNAREMALLPYAGAGR; encoded by the coding sequence ATGGCTGGAAAGGCAACCGGCGACCGCCGGAAGCCGCGGAAGGGCGCGAAGAACGCGGCCCCCGCGAAGGCGATCCGTGTCGGTCTCATCGACTACAAGGACGTCGCGACTCTTCGCAAGTTCATCTCGGAGCGTGGCAAGATCCGCGCCCGTCGTATCACCGGTGTCTCGGTGCAGGAGCAGCGTCTGATCGCCAAGGCGATCAAGAACGCGCGCGAAATGGCGCTCCTGCCTTACGCCGGCGCTGGCCGCTAA
- a CDS encoding single-stranded DNA-binding protein, translating to MAGETIITVVGNLTADPELRYTQNGLPVANFTIASTPRNFDRQANEWKDGEALFLRASVWREFAEHVAGSLTKGMRVIATGRLKQRSYQDREGNNRTAIELEVDEIGPSLRYATAQVTRAAGGSGGGGSFGGGGGGGQARPAQVADEPWSTPGSANGGAASGDAWAAPGAYGDDTPF from the coding sequence ATGGCCGGCGAGACGATCATCACCGTCGTGGGAAACCTCACGGCTGATCCCGAGCTGCGGTACACGCAGAACGGCCTCCCCGTCGCGAACTTCACGATCGCGTCGACGCCGCGCAACTTCGACCGTCAGGCGAACGAGTGGAAGGACGGCGAAGCGCTGTTCCTCCGCGCGAGCGTGTGGCGCGAGTTCGCCGAGCACGTGGCCGGCTCGCTGACCAAGGGCATGCGGGTCATCGCGACCGGCCGCCTCAAGCAGCGCAGCTACCAGGACCGCGAAGGCAACAACCGCACCGCGATCGAGCTCGAGGTCGACGAGATCGGCCCGTCGCTGCGTTACGCGACCGCACAGGTCACCCGCGCTGCGGGCGGCTCGGGCGGCGGCGGCAGCTTCGGCGGCGGTGGCGGTGGCGGTCAGGCTCGCCCGGCCCAGGTCGCCGACGAGCCGTGGTCGACGCCCGGTTCGGCGAACGGCGGCGCCGCGAGCGGCGACGCCTGGGCGGCTCCCGGCGCCTACGGCGACGACACCCCCTTCTAA
- the rpsF gene encoding 30S ribosomal protein S6, whose product MTHQYELMVILNPEIDERQVGANLDKFLKVITTDGGTIENIDIWGKRRLAYEIQKKNEGIYAVVNFTATAATTQELDRQLNLNEQIMRTKVLRAEEAIAMIASEKQRADERAARKSAKAAKA is encoded by the coding sequence GTGACGCACCAGTACGAACTCATGGTCATCCTGAACCCCGAGATCGACGAGCGCCAGGTCGGCGCCAACCTCGACAAGTTCCTGAAGGTCATCACGACCGACGGCGGCACCATCGAGAACATCGACATCTGGGGCAAGCGCCGTCTCGCATACGAGATCCAGAAGAAGAACGAGGGCATCTACGCCGTCGTCAACTTCACGGCGACCGCCGCGACGACGCAGGAACTCGACCGTCAGCTCAACCTCAACGAGCAGATCATGCGCACCAAGGTGCTGCGTGCCGAAGAGGCCATCGCGATGATCGCCTCTGAGAAGCAGCGCGCCGACGAGCGTGCCGCCCGCAAGTCTGCCAAGGCAGCGAAGGCGTAA
- a CDS encoding acyl-CoA dehydrogenase family protein has translation MTDAGRNPDDLDALRAASDILGIDALLTADERGVRDRVRALVDAEIRPHIADWFDRGHFPVELAPSLGRLGVLGMTLDGYGCPGRTAVEYGLAALELEAGDSGIRTFVSVQGSLAMGSIHRWGSDEQKSEWLPRLAAGEAIAGFALTEPTAGSDPSSMKTHARRDGSDWILDGAKRWIGLASVAQLVVVWAQTDDGVRGFLVTTGTPGFEVSVLEPKGSMRASVQTELHFDGVRLPASALLPEARGLRGPFSALNEARYGIVWGALGAARDSYEAALRHALRREQFGRPIAGFQLTQRKLVDMVVELQKGALLALHIGRAKDAGTLTPTQISLGKLNNVREAIAIAREARTILGGDGVLLENSPIRHAANLESVRTYEGTDEVHTLILGQHLTGLDAFR, from the coding sequence ATGACCGATGCCGGCCGGAACCCCGACGATCTCGACGCGCTGCGCGCCGCGAGCGACATCCTCGGCATCGACGCGCTCCTCACCGCGGACGAGCGCGGCGTCCGCGACCGCGTGCGGGCCCTCGTCGACGCAGAGATCCGCCCGCACATCGCCGACTGGTTCGACCGGGGCCACTTCCCCGTCGAGCTCGCGCCCTCCCTCGGACGCCTGGGCGTGCTCGGCATGACCCTGGACGGCTACGGATGCCCCGGCCGCACCGCCGTCGAGTACGGCCTGGCCGCGCTCGAGCTCGAGGCCGGGGACTCGGGCATCCGCACGTTCGTCTCGGTGCAGGGCTCGCTCGCGATGGGCTCGATCCACCGCTGGGGCAGCGACGAGCAGAAGTCGGAGTGGCTGCCGCGCCTGGCTGCGGGCGAGGCGATCGCCGGCTTCGCGCTCACCGAGCCGACCGCCGGGTCCGACCCCTCGAGCATGAAGACGCACGCGCGCCGCGACGGATCGGACTGGATCCTCGACGGCGCGAAGCGCTGGATCGGCCTCGCCTCGGTCGCACAGCTCGTGGTCGTCTGGGCGCAGACCGACGACGGCGTCCGCGGCTTCCTCGTCACGACCGGCACACCGGGGTTCGAGGTGAGCGTGCTCGAGCCGAAGGGGTCGATGCGGGCCTCGGTGCAGACCGAGCTGCACTTCGACGGCGTGCGGCTGCCGGCATCCGCTCTCCTGCCCGAGGCGCGGGGCCTGCGTGGACCGTTCTCGGCGCTCAACGAGGCGCGCTACGGGATCGTATGGGGCGCGCTCGGCGCGGCGCGCGACAGCTACGAGGCGGCGCTGCGCCATGCACTCCGGCGTGAGCAGTTCGGGCGCCCCATCGCCGGGTTCCAGCTCACTCAGCGCAAGCTCGTCGACATGGTGGTCGAGCTGCAGAAGGGCGCGTTGCTCGCGCTGCACATCGGACGAGCGAAGGATGCCGGCACCCTCACTCCGACGCAGATCTCGCTCGGCAAGCTCAACAACGTGCGCGAGGCGATCGCGATCGCGCGCGAGGCCCGCACGATCCTGGGCGGCGACGGCGTGCTGCTGGAGAACTCCCCCATCCGCCACGCCGCGAACCTCGAGTCCGTGCGCACGTACGAGGGCACCGACGAGGTGCACACCCTGATCCTCGGCCAGCACCTCACCGGCCTCGACGCGTTCCGCTGA
- a CDS encoding FBP domain-containing protein — MHAYTQKDIRASFINASLRERNALVVPDLAEVDWQELDYFGWRDPKQPLAGFIVVPVDDEPVGILLRQTEQRTRTRPQCSWCEDVTLPNDVVLFGAKRAGKAGRNGDTVGTLLCESFECSVNARRPMPPAYLGFDVMAARQRRIEALRAHAEGFARDIRDSL, encoded by the coding sequence ATGCACGCTTACACCCAGAAGGACATTCGCGCCTCCTTCATCAACGCCTCTCTGCGCGAACGCAACGCCCTCGTCGTCCCCGACCTTGCCGAGGTCGACTGGCAGGAACTCGACTACTTCGGCTGGCGCGACCCGAAGCAGCCGCTCGCCGGCTTCATCGTCGTGCCGGTCGACGACGAGCCGGTCGGCATCCTGCTGCGCCAGACCGAGCAGCGCACCCGCACCCGTCCGCAGTGCTCGTGGTGCGAGGACGTCACGCTCCCGAACGACGTGGTGCTGTTCGGGGCGAAGCGCGCGGGCAAGGCCGGCCGCAACGGCGACACCGTCGGCACCCTGCTGTGCGAGAGCTTCGAGTGCTCGGTCAACGCGCGCCGGCCGATGCCGCCCGCGTACCTCGGGTTCGACGTGATGGCCGCACGCCAGCGGCGCATCGAGGCGCTCCGCGCGCACGCCGAGGGCTTCGCCCGCGACATCCGCGACAGCCTCTGA
- a CDS encoding DUF779 domain-containing protein, giving the protein MAQARTHSRVAVTDAAASLLRRLTAEHGPLMFHQSGGCCDGSAPMCFPVGMFQTGPSDVRLGELDVGLAEPIEVFISEAQFEYWKYTHLTIDVVPGRGAGFSVEAPTGSRFIIRSRMLTDAELDHFGMGPHVAAG; this is encoded by the coding sequence ATGGCCCAGGCCCGCACCCACTCGCGCGTGGCGGTGACGGATGCCGCGGCATCCCTCCTGCGACGGCTCACCGCCGAGCACGGCCCGCTGATGTTCCACCAGTCGGGCGGGTGCTGCGACGGCAGCGCGCCGATGTGCTTCCCTGTCGGCATGTTCCAGACCGGGCCGTCGGACGTGCGGCTCGGCGAGCTGGATGTCGGCCTGGCGGAGCCGATCGAGGTCTTCATCTCGGAGGCCCAGTTCGAGTACTGGAAGTACACGCACCTCACCATCGACGTCGTGCCCGGCCGCGGCGCGGGATTCAGCGTCGAGGCGCCGACCGGCAGCCGCTTCATCATCCGCTCGCGCATGCTGACGGATGCCGAGCTCGACCACTTCGGAATGGGGCCGCACGTCGCCGCAGGGTGA
- a CDS encoding aldehyde dehydrogenase family protein: MTIVEEGVSSIYAAPGQRGSIADYRPRYGHYIGGEFVEPIKGQYFENISPVTGKPFTEVGRGTAEDIDRAVDVAWKAFASWKRTTPSERSVILNRIADRIEENLEKIAVAETWENGKPVRETLAADIPLAVDHFRYFAGVLRGQEGSLSQIDEDTVAYHFHEPLGVVGQIIPWNFPILMATWKLAPALAAGNCVVLKPAEQTPASILFLFELIGDLLPAGVVNIVNGFGIEAGAPLAQHKRIRKVAFTGETTTGRLIMQYASQNLIPVTLELGGKSANVFFEDVARDPGDAYYDKALEGFTLFALNQGEVCTCPSRALIQRSIYDRFLGDGLDRVAKIVQGNPLDPATMIGAQASNDQLEKILSYIEIGKAGGAKLLAGGERVDLGGDLSGGYYVAPTVFEGSNDMRIFQEEIFGPVVSVTSFDDFDDAISIANDTLYGLGAGVWSRSGDTAYRAGRAIEAGRVWTNTYHQYPAHAAFGGYKQSGIGRENHLKMLDHYQQTKNLLVSYADGAMGFF; this comes from the coding sequence ATGACCATCGTCGAAGAGGGTGTCTCGAGCATCTACGCCGCCCCCGGGCAGCGCGGCTCGATCGCCGATTACCGCCCCCGCTACGGCCACTACATCGGCGGCGAGTTCGTCGAGCCGATCAAGGGCCAGTACTTCGAGAACATCAGCCCCGTCACCGGCAAGCCCTTCACCGAGGTGGGCCGCGGCACGGCGGAAGACATCGACCGCGCGGTGGATGTCGCGTGGAAGGCGTTCGCGTCCTGGAAGCGCACCACGCCGTCCGAGCGCTCGGTCATCCTCAACAGGATCGCCGATCGCATCGAGGAGAACCTCGAGAAGATCGCCGTCGCCGAGACGTGGGAGAACGGCAAGCCCGTCCGCGAGACCCTGGCCGCCGACATCCCGCTCGCCGTCGACCACTTCCGGTACTTCGCCGGCGTGCTGCGCGGTCAGGAGGGCTCGCTCAGCCAGATCGACGAGGACACCGTGGCGTACCACTTCCACGAGCCGCTCGGGGTGGTCGGGCAGATCATCCCGTGGAACTTCCCGATCCTCATGGCCACGTGGAAGCTCGCCCCGGCGCTCGCCGCCGGCAACTGCGTCGTGCTGAAGCCGGCCGAGCAGACGCCGGCCTCGATCCTGTTCCTCTTCGAGCTCATCGGCGACCTGCTGCCGGCCGGTGTCGTGAACATCGTCAACGGGTTCGGCATCGAGGCGGGCGCGCCGCTGGCGCAGCACAAGCGCATCCGCAAGGTGGCGTTCACCGGCGAGACGACCACGGGCCGGCTCATCATGCAGTACGCGTCGCAGAACCTCATCCCAGTGACCCTCGAGCTCGGGGGCAAGAGCGCGAACGTGTTCTTCGAGGACGTCGCCCGCGACCCCGGCGACGCGTACTACGACAAGGCCCTCGAAGGCTTCACGCTTTTCGCGCTCAACCAGGGCGAGGTGTGCACCTGCCCGTCGCGCGCGCTCATCCAGCGCTCGATCTACGACCGGTTCCTCGGCGACGGGCTCGACCGCGTCGCCAAGATCGTGCAGGGCAACCCGCTCGACCCGGCGACCATGATCGGCGCGCAGGCCTCGAACGACCAGCTCGAGAAGATCCTGTCGTACATCGAGATCGGCAAGGCCGGCGGCGCCAAGCTGCTCGCCGGCGGTGAGCGCGTCGACCTCGGCGGCGACCTGTCGGGCGGCTACTACGTCGCGCCGACGGTGTTCGAGGGCTCGAACGACATGCGCATCTTCCAGGAGGAGATCTTCGGTCCCGTCGTCTCGGTGACCTCGTTCGACGACTTCGACGACGCCATCTCGATCGCCAACGACACGCTGTACGGCCTCGGCGCCGGTGTCTGGAGCCGCTCGGGCGACACCGCGTACCGCGCCGGGCGTGCCATCGAGGCCGGTCGCGTCTGGACGAACACCTACCACCAGTACCCCGCGCACGCGGCGTTCGGCGGCTACAAGCAGTCCGGCATCGGCCGCGAGAACCACCTCAAGATGCTCGACCACTACCAGCAGACGAAGAACCTGCTCGTGTCGTACGCCGACGGCGCCATGGGCTTCTTCTAG
- a CDS encoding VOC family protein, producing the protein MLRGFATISYYAADLDAASRWYAEVLGIEPYFVTPAYIEFRVGDYEHELGIIDAQYRPPMPDGPAGAVMQWAVDDVHAGLARLLELGATEYQPVIERGHGFNTAAVVDPFGNILGIMENPHYLEIVERDRARRAPTAE; encoded by the coding sequence ATGCTCCGCGGATTCGCCACCATCAGCTACTACGCCGCCGACCTCGACGCGGCCTCGCGCTGGTACGCCGAGGTGCTCGGCATCGAGCCCTACTTCGTCACTCCCGCCTACATCGAGTTCCGCGTCGGGGACTACGAGCACGAGCTCGGCATCATCGATGCGCAGTACCGTCCGCCGATGCCCGACGGGCCGGCCGGCGCGGTCATGCAGTGGGCGGTCGACGACGTGCACGCCGGCCTGGCGCGCCTGCTCGAGCTCGGGGCGACCGAATATCAGCCGGTGATCGAGCGAGGCCACGGCTTCAACACCGCGGCCGTGGTCGACCCATTCGGCAACATCCTCGGCATCATGGAGAACCCGCATTACCTCGAGATCGTCGAGCGGGACCGCGCTCGCCGCGCGCCAACGGCCGAGTAG
- a CDS encoding transcriptional regulator, with the protein MSSPWSQRREVSPETSRLLIERAHEELVAGNAADHRLGDVRSLVRESWRRSLDSLVGAEALPPLDLTAEELEAYRRAHPLAGVIDMVRGLLLPGEASESGVVVAVGDAAGRLLWVEGDRNVRRLTGDMGFVEGANWSEDAVGTAAPGTALALDRSVQIAGAEHFNRLVQPWSCSAAPVHDPETRRILGVIDVTGGLEAVTPQAQLLVDATARAIEGELLVARLRARAAHGNAAGPAETRRRRPPTRRAEPTRATLRVLGRDRALLEVAGDGVETVCELGPRHAELLLMLAVHRQGLSAERLGDLVYGEPVEPARAAAGATSVTLRAEMVRLRRALAASAPALVPESRPYRLGVEIETDAHQVLSLLDRGAHRVALAAYRGDVLPDSVAPGVEEFRDTVRVALREALLAEASVDVLLAFAETDAGAHDVELLRLCLSMLPARSPRRAGLVARIEKCEAAP; encoded by the coding sequence GTGTCATCACCCTGGTCGCAGCGCCGCGAGGTGTCGCCCGAGACATCCCGTCTGCTGATCGAGCGCGCGCACGAAGAGCTGGTGGCGGGCAACGCCGCCGACCACCGTCTCGGCGACGTCCGGAGCCTCGTCCGAGAGTCCTGGCGGCGTTCGCTCGACAGCCTCGTCGGCGCCGAAGCGCTGCCACCCCTCGACCTCACCGCTGAGGAGCTCGAGGCGTATCGCCGCGCGCACCCGCTCGCGGGCGTGATCGACATGGTGCGCGGGCTGCTGCTGCCGGGCGAGGCCTCCGAATCCGGCGTCGTCGTCGCGGTCGGCGATGCGGCCGGCCGGCTGCTGTGGGTCGAGGGCGACCGCAACGTGCGCCGCCTCACGGGCGACATGGGGTTCGTCGAGGGCGCGAACTGGTCGGAAGACGCCGTCGGCACCGCCGCCCCGGGCACGGCGCTCGCGCTCGATCGATCGGTGCAGATCGCCGGCGCGGAGCACTTCAACCGTCTCGTTCAGCCGTGGTCGTGCAGCGCCGCACCGGTGCACGATCCCGAGACCCGCCGCATCCTCGGCGTCATCGATGTGACCGGCGGCCTCGAGGCCGTGACGCCGCAGGCGCAGCTGCTGGTGGATGCCACCGCCCGGGCGATCGAGGGAGAGCTGCTGGTCGCGCGGCTTCGCGCCCGCGCCGCCCACGGGAACGCCGCGGGGCCAGCGGAGACCCGCCGCCGTCGTCCACCCACGCGGCGCGCCGAACCCACCCGGGCGACGCTCCGGGTGCTCGGGCGTGACCGTGCGCTGCTGGAAGTCGCCGGCGACGGCGTCGAGACGGTGTGCGAGCTCGGTCCGCGCCACGCGGAGCTGCTGCTCATGCTCGCCGTGCATCGCCAGGGCCTGTCGGCCGAGCGGCTGGGGGATCTCGTATACGGCGAGCCCGTCGAGCCTGCCCGCGCGGCGGCCGGTGCGACGTCCGTCACGCTTCGCGCCGAGATGGTGCGTCTGCGCCGGGCGCTCGCGGCCTCCGCCCCCGCGCTCGTGCCCGAGTCGCGGCCCTACCGGCTCGGCGTCGAGATCGAGACCGATGCGCACCAGGTGCTGTCGCTCCTCGACCGCGGCGCTCATCGTGTCGCCCTCGCCGCTTACCGCGGCGATGTGCTGCCGGACTCCGTCGCCCCCGGGGTGGAGGAGTTCCGTGACACCGTCCGCGTGGCGCTCCGCGAGGCGCTCCTGGCCGAGGCATCCGTCGACGTCCTGCTCGCGTTCGCCGAGACGGATGCCGGCGCCCACGACGTCGAGCTGCTGCGGCTCTGCCTCTCGATGCTGCCCGCTCGCTCGCCGCGCCGAGCCGGCCTCGTGGCGCGGATCGAGAAGTGCGAAGCCGCACCCTGA
- a CDS encoding group 1 truncated hemoglobin gives MTDTTEATLYQRLGEGDGIAAVVDNMYRLILGDETLAPYFAGTRMVDQKRHMALFLAAAAGGPDGYKGLDMKAAHAGRGITDADFDRVIGHAATALADAGVDEATIGQVAGALMPLRTEVTTAG, from the coding sequence ATGACCGACACCACCGAAGCGACCCTCTACCAGCGGCTCGGCGAAGGCGACGGCATCGCCGCCGTCGTCGACAACATGTACCGGCTGATCCTGGGCGACGAGACCCTCGCCCCGTACTTCGCCGGCACCCGCATGGTCGACCAGAAGCGCCACATGGCGCTCTTCCTCGCTGCCGCCGCCGGCGGCCCCGACGGCTACAAGGGCCTCGACATGAAGGCGGCCCACGCCGGCCGCGGCATCACCGACGCCGACTTCGATCGCGTCATCGGCCACGCGGCCACGGCGCTCGCCGACGCCGGTGTCGACGAAGCCACGATCGGTCAGGTCGCGGGCGCCCTGATGCCGCTGCGCACCGAGGTCACCACGGCGGGCTGA